A genomic stretch from Astatotilapia calliptera chromosome 4, fAstCal1.2, whole genome shotgun sequence includes:
- the LOC113021526 gene encoding hemicentin-1-like, giving the protein MLSVRMLSFFILIFSLCDADSICPPEHNPLTLSPPEIIEEYGGNPVTVNCTTALAEHKGMYFTVGNETSRIIEKQMSISQSVSLSDWNVTIKCKVKLNEFNECSKDLQVITFKNPEVVHSVQLVNVIGEETQYRLQCDIINVAPVQYVTVSWYKNSEKIQTESFNDTTTKTPVNESSILRVNISREENVVKFRCEAQLDFRPHRPKLPAISKTHRVSAHYAPELKTQNSADDTYALEGTDIILSCEAVGNPLPVYNWICDGKNMLENTTSLSLPRVHGNKTCACTATNYLGNITKTIHLHVEPRGCPLTLTPSETVVKFGDPVSINCSTSVTDVEGMGWEAPFGGTGFERPPVVTWRVEKLEEWTPSPFCYVTLVNGSQRTVSPVITVYKTPDSVSVSDMGHGSMVEGREYDLKCDVINVAPVQNLTVTWYRGNETVLTQMFNDSTMTPVNASSTLRISTQRDYNGLTFRCEAELHLGPKGPKFPPNVTSPPYTAVVLYKPFMESCPDHVTVVENAAFSKSILSCQADGNPPPTVQWFYEGKILNSFKPLTRTDSGKYTAIVENSRGRSNTSVHITVEYSPSFTCKEHYEITVNDKHQSICEPVGLPTPTLTWLKDGKQMVSPQRWKKNDSGKYLLKAHNTHGTAEHTLYLEILYAPEFKEGNESKEVLQGENVTLSCSADSNPPSNITWIYTAAVNSNMTTEGHQKTVTITRATSTNAGYYICVAENKVGRNTRFITLMITGKSSQIPFPIIWVSLTLLIIILILLVVCCRICQKKRGHYSFFPVKVSNVSNIPLTSVQANGKAKDFSSCSPHKAGREPPHLSSCPTARSLCTVSLSLPPDHFIGPFLVAPCPDWLTTVSFKDMNSLSLNMLLVWMLGFPMLIFSVCAGCPLTLTPSEMVVRFGDPVLINCSTSATDVEGMGWEAPFGGTGFERPPVVTWRVDKVEEWSPNPFCYVTLNDGSQCAVSPLITVYKTPDSVSVSDMGRGPMVEGREYDLKCDVINVAPVQNLTVTWYRGNETVLTQMFNDSTMTPVNASSTLRISTQRDYNGLTFRCEAELHLGPKGPKFPPNVTSPPYTAVVLYKPFMESCPDYVTVNESAAFSIDMLSCQPDGNPFPTVQWFYEEKLINPSRSLTRTDSGKYTAVVQNSRGRSNTSVHITVEYSPSFTCKEHYEITVNDKHQSICEPVGLPTPTLTWFKDGKQMVSPQRWKKNDSGKYLLNAHNTHGTAEHTLYLEILYSPEFKNGNESKQVLQGEDVTLSCSADSNPPSNIRWVYTPAVNSNVTNEGHQKIITITRATSTNAGFYICVAENKVGRNTRFVTLMIKGNTSKVLFPAIWAFLTLLIIGLTLLVVYFHNRQKKRGQYNFVPVCQMSNIPPPSSCMLSATMLGFLMLIFSLCDALEPKTKNRTHVMSSSEGTNIMLTCEAVGNPLPVYGWTCDGENMLENTNSLNITLVNRNTTCTCTAPSILGNITKTFYVHAEPRGCPLTLTPSEIVVKFGDPILINCSTSATDVEGMGWEAPFGGTGFERPPVVTWRVEKLEEWTPSPSCYATLVDGSQCTVSPLIAVYKTPDFVSVSDMGHVPMVEGREYDLKCDVINVAPVQNLTVTWYRGNETVLTQMFNDSTMTPVNASSTLRISTQRDYNGLTFRCEAELHLGPKGPKFLPNTSSPPYTAVVLYAPEFKNGNESKEVLQGENVTLSCSADSNPPSNIRWIYTAAVNSNVTTEGQQKTISITGITSANAGIYICVAENEAGRNTRFVSLVIKDKVPLLVIGVLLAVFAIGLIILLVFIYYRKRKNWHSSFDIVSNATDVPLTVSSNA; this is encoded by the exons ATGCTGACAGCATATGCCCACCAGAGCACAACCCTCTTACTCTGAGTCCACCTGAGATCATAGAAGAATATGGAGGAAATCCTGTCACTGTAAActgcaccacagcactggcTGAACATAAAGGGATGTACTTTACAGTTGGAAATGAAACCTCTCGCAtcatagaaaaacaaatgtctATCTCCCAGTCAGTGTCACTGTCAGATTGGAATGTGACGATCAAGtgcaaagtaaaactaaatgaGTTTAATGAATGCAGCAAGGACCTTCAAGTTATTACATTCA AGAATCCAGAAGTTGTTCATTCTGTACAGCTTGTGAATGTGATAGGAGAAGAAACACAGTACAGACTGCAGTGTGACATCATCAATGTTGCTCCTGTTCAGTATGTCACTGTTAGCTGgtacaaaaacagtgaaaaaatccAGACAGAATCTTTCAATGACACAACAACCAAAACTCCAGTAAATGAGTCCTCTATTCTGAGAGTCAACATCAGCAGAGAAGAAAATGTAGTGAAGTTCAGATGTGAAGCTCAGCTGGACTTTAGACCACACAGACCAAAACTTCCTGCCATTTCTAAAACACACAGAGTTTCAGCCCACT ACGCTCCGGAGCTAAAGACACAAAATAGTGCTGATGACACTTATGCACTTGAGGGCACTGATATCATCTTGAGCTGTGAAGCTGTTGGAAACCCTCTTCCTGTGTATAACTGGATTTGTGATGGGAAAAACATGTTGGAGAACACAACCAGTCTCAGTTTACCTCGAGTACATGGCAATAAAACCTGCGCATGCACAGCTACCAATTATCTGGGAAACATAACTAAGACAATCCATCTTCATGTTGAACCAAGAG GTTGCCCACTAACACTGACACCTTCTGAAACTGTTGTGAAATTTGGAGATCCAGTTTCAATCAACTGCAGCACATCAGTCACAGATGTTGAAGGAATGGGCTGGGAGGCTCCATTTGGAGGTACAGGATTTGAGCGTCCTCCTGTTGTCACTTGGAGGGTTGAAAAACTAGAAGAGTGGACTCCAAGTCCTTTTTGCTATGTTACTCTGGTTAATGGATCACAGCGTACTGTGAGTCCAGTCATCACTGTTTACA aaacTCCAGATTCTGTGTCAGTGTCTGACATGGGTCATGGTTCAATGGTGGAGGGCAGAGAGTATGATCTGAAATGTGATGTCATTAATGTGGCTCCTGTGCAGAATCTCACAGTGACGTGGTACAGAGGCAATGAAACTGTGCTCACACAGATGTTTAATGACTCCACTATGACTCCAGTAAACGCATCTTCTACCCTGAGAATCTCCACTCAGAGAGATTACAATGGATTAACTTTTAGATGTGAGGCTGAGCTGCACCTCGGACCCAAAGGGCCAAAGTTCCCCCCTAATGTAACCTCACCACCTTACACTGCTGTTGTTCTTT ATAAACCATTCATGGAATCTTGTCCAGACCACGTCACTGTTGTTGAAAATGCTGCCTTCAGCAAGAGCATTTTATCCTGTCAAGCTGATGGGAACCCTCCTCCCACTGTTCAGTGGTTCTATGAGGGGAAAATCCTTAATTCATTTAAGCCACTGACCAGGACTGACTCAGGAAAGTACACGGCTATAGTTGAAAACAGTCGTGGCAGAAGCAACACCTCAGTTCATATCACAGTGGAAT ACAGTCCTTCTTTCACCTGCAAAGAGCACTATGAGATCACAGTGAATGATAAACATCAAAGTATCTGTGAACCAGTAGGATTACCTACACCCACCCTCACCTGGCTTAAAGATGGCAAACAGATGGTTTCCCCACAGCGCTGGAAAAAGAATGATAGTGGAAAATACTTGCTTAAGGCACACAACACGCATGGAACAGCTGAACACACACTgtatcttgaaattttgt ATGCCCCTGAATTCAAAGAAGGAAATGAAAGCAAGGAGGTACTGCAGGGTGAGAATGTTACTTTAAGCTGTAGTGCTGACAGTAACCCACCCTCAAACATCACCTGGATCTACACAGCTGCAGTGAATTCAAACATGACCACTGAGGGGCACCAGAAGACTGTCACTATCACTAGAGCCACGTCTACCAATGCTGGTTATTACATTTGTGTTGCAGAGAATAAAGTTGGGAGAAATACACGATTCATCACACTGATGATAACAG GTAAAAGCAGTCAAATCCCATTTCCAATCATTTGGGTGTCGCTCACTCTATTGATCATCATTCTGATTCTTCTTGTGGTCTGTTGTcgcatttgccaaaaaaaacgtggacattacagtttttttcctGTCAAAGTGTCAAATGTCTCAAATATCCCTTTGACTAGTGTACAAGCCAATGGAAAAGCTAAGGATTT TTCCAGTTGTTCACCTCACAAGGCTGGACGAGAACCTCCCCACCTCTCCTCCTGCCCCACAGCAAGGTCTCTCTGCACCGTGTCTCTGTCCCTCCCACCAGACCACTTCATTGGTCCCTTCCTGGTGGCTCCCTGTCCTGATTGGCTGACGACAGTGTCCTTCAAGGACATGAACTCGCTCAGCT TAAACATGCTGCTTGTCTGGATGCTGGGCTTCCCCATGCTCATCTTTTCAGTGTGTG CAGGTTGCCCTTTAACACTGACACCTTCTGAAATGGTTGTGAGATTTGGAGATCCAGTTTTAATCAACTGCAGCACATCAGCCACAGATGTTGAAGGGATGGGCTGGGAGGCTCCATTTGGAGGTACAGGATTTGAGCGTCCTCCTGTTGTCACTTGGAGGGTTGACAAAGTGGAAGAGTGGAGTCCAAATCCTTTTTGCTATGTTACTCTAAATGATGGATCCCAGTGTGCTGTGAGTCCACTCATCACTGTTTATA AAACTCCAGACTCTGTGTCAGTGTCTGACATGGGTCGTGGTCCAATGGTGGAGGGCAGAGAGTATGATCTGAAGTGTGATGTCATCAATGTGGCTCCTGTTCAAAATCTCACAGTGACGTGGTACAGAGGCAATGAAACTGTGCTCACACAGATGTTTAATGACTCCACTATGACTCCAGTAAACGCATCTTCTACCCTGAGAATCTCCACTCAGAGAGATTACAATGGATTAACTTTTAGATGTGAGGCTGAGCTGCACCTCGGACCCAAAGGGCCAAAGTTCCCCCCTAATGTAACCTCACCACCTTACACTGCTGTTGTTCTTT ATAAACCATTCATGGAATCTTGTCCAGACTACGTCACTGTTAATGAAAGTGCTGCCTTCAGCATTGACATGTTATCCTGTCAGCCTGATGGGAACCCTTTTCCCACTGTTCAGTGGTTCTATGAGGAGAAACTCATCAATCCATCGAGGTCACTGACCAGGACTGACTCAGGAAAGTACACGGCTGTAGTTCAAAACAGTCGTGGCAGAAGCAACACCTCAGTTCATATCACAGTGGAAT ACAGTCCTTCTTTCACCTGCAAAGAGCACTATGAAATCACAGTGAATGATAAACATCAAAGTATCTGTGAACCAGTAGGATTACCTACACCCACCCTCACCTGGTTTAAAGATGGCAAACAGATGGTTTCCCCACAGCGCTGGAAAAAGAATGATAGTGGAAAATACTTGCTTAATGCACACAACACACATGGAACAGCTGAACACACACTgtatcttgaaattttgt aTTCTCCTGAGTTCAAGAATGGAAATGAAAGCAAGCAGGTGCTCCAGGGTGAAGATGTTACTTTAAGTTGTAGTGCTGACAGTAACCCACCTTCAAACATCAGATGGGTTTACACACCTGCTGTGAATTCAAATGTGACCAATGAGGGGCACCAGAAGATAATCACTATCACTAGAGCCACGTCTACCAATGCTGGTTTTTACATTTGTGTTGCAGAGAATAAAGTTGGGAGAAATACACGATTCGTCACACTGATGATAAAAG GCAATACCAGTAAAGTCCTCTTTCCAGCTATTTGGGCTTTTCTCACTCTATTGATCATCGGTCTTACCCTCCTCGTGGTCTATTTTcacaacaggcagaaaaaacGTGGACAATACAATTTTGTTCCGGTGTGCCAAATGTCTAATATA CCACCTCCATCATCCTGCATGCTGTCTGCCACAATGCTGGGCTTCCTCATGCTCATCTTTTCACTGTGTG atgcTCTTGaaccaaagacaaaaaacagaacTCATGTGATGTCTTCAAGTGAGGGCACTAATATTATGTTGACCTGTGAAGCTGTGGGAAACCCTCTTCCGGTCTATGGCTGGACTTGTGATGGGGAAAATATGTTGGAGAACACAAACAGTCTCAATATCACCCTAGTAAACCGCAACACAACCTGCACCTGCACAGCTCCCAGTATTCTAGGAAACATAACTAAGACATTCTATGTTCATGCTGAACCAAGAG GTTGCCCTTTAACACTGACACCTTCTGAAATTGTTGTGAAATTTGGAGATCCAATTTTAATCAACTGCAGCACATCAGCCACAGATGTTGAAGGAATGGGCTGGGAGGCTCCATTTGGAGGTACAGGATTTGAACGCCCTCCTGTTGTCACTTGGAGGGTTGAAAAACTAGAAGAGTGGACTCCAAGTCCTTCCTGCTATGCTACTTTGGTTGATGGATCCCAGTGTACTGTGAGTCCACTCATCGCTGTTTACA aaactCCAGACTTTGTGTCAGTGTCTGACATGGGTCATGTTCCGATGGTGGAGGGCAGAGAGTATGATCTGAAGTGTGATGTCATCAATGTGGCTCCTGTTCAAAATCTCACAGTGACGTGGTACAGAGGCAATGAAACTGTGCTCACACAGATGTTTAATGACTCCACTATGACTCCAGTAAACGCATCTTCTACCCTGAGAATCTCCACTCAGAGAGATTACAATGGATTAACTTTTAGATGTGAGGCTGAGCTGCATCTCGGACCTAAAGGACCAAAGTTCCTCCCTAATACATCCTCACCACCTTACACTGCTGTTGTCCTCT ATGCCCCTGAGTTCAAGAATGGAAATGAAAGCAAGGAAGTGCTCCAGGGTGAGAATGTTACTTTAAGCTGTAGTGCTGACAGTAACCCACCCTCAAACATCAGATGGATCTACACAGCTGCTGTGAATTCAAACGTGACCACTGAGGGACAACAGAAGACTATCAGTATCACAGGAATCACGTCTGCCAATGCAGGCATTTACATTTGTGTTGCTGAGAATGAAGCTGGGAGAAATACACGATTTGTCTCACTGGTGATAAAAG ATAAGGTCCCTTTGCTAGTCATTGGAGTGTTGCTCGCTGTATTTGCCATTGGCCTCATCATCCTCCTGGTCTTTATTTActatagaaagagaaaaaattgGCATTCTTCTTTTGACATAGTATCAAATGCCACAGATGTCCCTCTGACAGTCAGTAGTAATGCTTAG